The Scylla paramamosain isolate STU-SP2022 unplaced genomic scaffold, ASM3559412v1 Contig18, whole genome shotgun sequence genome includes a region encoding these proteins:
- the LOC135097362 gene encoding uncharacterized protein LOC135097362 isoform X5, which yields MQEGLAVMTAGCHRPAGVMVPDQLVHISEMVVVLENSWFAKGSARQAACPHSHQKDHRHEGCQPAGHVPNTAPTCILTSFSINTSHTEK from the exons atgcaggaaggattAGCGGTGATGACTGCAGGCTGCCATCGACCCGCAG GTGTGATGGTGCCCGACCAGCTGGTACACATcagtgagatggtggtggtgctggaaaaCAGCTGGTTTGCCAAGGGCAGCGCCAGGCAGGCTGCCTGCCCACACAGTCACCAGAAGGATCACAG GCATGAGGGGTGCCAGCCAGCAGGCCACGTCCCCAACACAGCTCCCACCTGCATCCTGACCTCATTCAGCATCAACACCAGCCACACAGAAAAGTGA
- the LOC135097362 gene encoding uncharacterized protein LOC135097362 isoform X1, which yields MQEGLAVMTAGCHRPAGVMVPDQLVHISEMVVVLENSWFAKGSARQAACPHSHQKDHRFHSQVKPHQTQHRVQLLLRYQWSEVKLQEVFPAQIFTYISVASTSPVRSWEHRVLFGRKEARLLGHGLTPLSHTPTGMRGASQQATSPTQLPPAS from the exons atgcaggaaggattAGCGGTGATGACTGCAGGCTGCCATCGACCCGCAG GTGTGATGGTGCCCGACCAGCTGGTACACATcagtgagatggtggtggtgctggaaaaCAGCTGGTTTGCCAAGGGCAGCGCCAGGCAGGCTGCCTGCCCACACAGTCACCAGAAGGATCACAG GTTCCATTCACAGGTAAAGCCTCATCAGACACAACACAGAGTGCAGCTTCTTCTGAGATACCAGTGGTCTgaagtgaagctgcaagaagttttCCCAGCACAGATCTTCACTTACATTTCTGTTGCCAGCACATCTCCCGTCAGGTCTTGGGAGCACCGGGTGTTGTTCGGCAGGAAGGAGGCCAGGTTGTTAGGGCACGGCCTCACCCCACTGTCGCACACACCCACAGGCATGAGGGGTGCCAGCCAGCAGGCCACGTCCCCAACACAGCTCCCACCTGCATCCTGA
- the LOC135097362 gene encoding uncharacterized protein LOC135097362 isoform X3, whose amino-acid sequence MQEGLAVMTAGCHRPAGVMVPDQLVHISEMVVVLENSWFAKGSARQAACPHSHQKDHSTSPVRSWEHRVLFGRKEARLLGHGLTPLSHTPTGMRGASQQATSPTQLPPAS is encoded by the exons atgcaggaaggattAGCGGTGATGACTGCAGGCTGCCATCGACCCGCAG GTGTGATGGTGCCCGACCAGCTGGTACACATcagtgagatggtggtggtgctggaaaaCAGCTGGTTTGCCAAGGGCAGCGCCAGGCAGGCTGCCTGCCCACACAGTCACCAGAAGGATCACAG CACATCTCCCGTCAGGTCTTGGGAGCACCGGGTGTTGTTCGGCAGGAAGGAGGCCAGGTTGTTAGGGCACGGCCTCACCCCACTGTCGCACACACCCACAGGCATGAGGGGTGCCAGCCAGCAGGCCACGTCCCCAACACAGCTCCCACCTGCATCCTGA
- the LOC135097362 gene encoding uncharacterized protein LOC135097362 isoform X4, with translation MQEGLAVMTAGCHRPAGVMVPDQLVHISEMVVVLENSWFAKGSARQAACPHSHQKDHRSWEHRVLFGRKEARLLGHGLTPLSHTPTGMRGASQQATSPTQLPPAS, from the exons atgcaggaaggattAGCGGTGATGACTGCAGGCTGCCATCGACCCGCAG GTGTGATGGTGCCCGACCAGCTGGTACACATcagtgagatggtggtggtgctggaaaaCAGCTGGTTTGCCAAGGGCAGCGCCAGGCAGGCTGCCTGCCCACACAGTCACCAGAAGGATCACAG GTCTTGGGAGCACCGGGTGTTGTTCGGCAGGAAGGAGGCCAGGTTGTTAGGGCACGGCCTCACCCCACTGTCGCACACACCCACAGGCATGAGGGGTGCCAGCCAGCAGGCCACGTCCCCAACACAGCTCCCACCTGCATCCTGA